A genomic region of Bacteroidetes Order II. bacterium contains the following coding sequences:
- a CDS encoding helix-turn-helix transcriptional regulator — protein sequence MRVESKTAFRVRVEQAIQQNLNNTNFSLNALMREMGMGRTFFFLKFRMAFGTTPNNYIRIARLERSAQLLRQKSLAITQIALYVGFSSVAYYTKCFREHYGITPTEFQKRG from the coding sequence ATGCGTGTCGAATCTAAGACTGCTTTCAGGGTACGGGTGGAGCAAGCCATCCAGCAAAACTTGAACAACACTAATTTTTCCCTAAATGCCCTTATGCGTGAGATGGGGATGGGACGTACCTTCTTCTTTCTGAAATTTCGTATGGCATTTGGTACTACGCCTAATAATTACATCCGCATTGCTCGTTTAGAAAGAAGCGCCCAACTACTAAGACAAAAATCCCTCGCCATCACGCAAATTGCTCTGTACGTGGGCTTTAGTAGTGTGGCCTATTATACCAAGTGCTTTAGGGAACACTATGGTATAACGCCTACTGAGTTTCAAAAACGTGGATAG